One segment of Setaria viridis chromosome 4, Setaria_viridis_v4.0, whole genome shotgun sequence DNA contains the following:
- the LOC117851256 gene encoding uncharacterized protein, whose amino-acid sequence MKTLPTPDLVSCSLVVSSGGNKETTRQADQAATATAGSRSGVMAAKAISSPVPVEWYPSLAALMVSVGLMLTASFFIYEATSSRRSRSLAKEITTAAMASVFLGFGSLFVLLASGVYV is encoded by the exons ATGAAAACCCTTCCCACCCCGGATCTGGTTTCCTGCTCGCTAGTAGTTTCATCCGGGGGCAACAAAGAGACGACGAGGCAGGCAGACCAGGCGGCGACCGCAACGGCAGGCAGCAGATCCGGCGTAATG GCGGCGAAGGCGATCTCGAGCCCCGTGCCGGTGGAGTGGTACCCGTCGCTGGCCGCCCTCATGGTCTCCGTCGGACTCATGCTCACCGCATCCTTCTTCAT TTATGAAGCAACTTCATCCAGGCGGAGCCGTAGCCTGGCAAAGGAGATCACAACAGCTGCTATGGCTTCTGTATTCCTG GGCTTTGGGTCTCTGTTCGTGCTCCTTGCAAGTGGCGTTTATGTCTGA